One stretch of Euphorbia lathyris chromosome 7, ddEupLath1.1, whole genome shotgun sequence DNA includes these proteins:
- the LOC136201308 gene encoding AT-hook motif nuclear-localized protein 27-like, with translation MAGYHQLLRPDLHLQSSDSRDNSPQSRDQNDAAATSSGSGSNRRPRGRPSGSKNKPKPPIIVTRDSPNALRSHVLEVSTGSDIMESVSDYARKRGRGVCVLSGNGTVANVTLKQPGSPAGSVVTLHGRFEILSLSGTVLPPPAPPGAGGLSIFLSGGQGQVVGGCVVGPLVASGPVVLMAASFSNAVFERLPLDEEEGTVQVQSTASQTSGVTGSGGGPGQLGDGGGASGSGGGGGAGLFNLGGGGVGNYPFGGDLFGWGGNAARPPF, from the coding sequence ATGGCAGGTTATCATCAACTCCTCAGACCCGATTTACATCTTCAATCCTCAGATTCTAGAGATAATTCACCTCAATCCAGAGATCAAAACGATGCCGCAGCCACCAGTTCCGGTTCCGGCTCAAATCGCCGTCCAAGAGGCCGTCCATCTGGCTCCAAGAACAAGCCGAAACCCCCGATAATTGTGACCCGAGACAGTCCAAATGCTCTCCGATCACATGTTCTTGAGGTTTCTACCGGAAGTGATATAATGGAGAGTGTTTCTGATTATGCTCGGAAAAGAGGGAGAGGAGTTTGTGTACTTTCCGGCAACGGAACTGTTGCTAATGTTACACTTAAACAACCGGGTTCTCCGGCGGGGAGTGTTGTGACTTTACATGGTAGGTTTGAGATTCTTTCACTTAGTGGTACGGTGCTTCCGCCGCCTGCTCCGCCTGGAGCTGGTGGGTTGTCGATATTTTTGTCCGGTGGACAGGGACAGGTTGTTGGTGGTTGTGTGGTGGGGCCGTTGGTGGCTTCCGGTCCGGTGGTGTTAATGGCTGCATCTTTTTCTAATGCTGTGTTTGAACGTTTGCCTttggatgaggaggaagggaCAGTTCAAGTTCAGTCCACCGCTTCTCAGACGTCGGGCGTCACTGGAAGCGGAGGCGGGCCTGGACAGCTCGGGGACGGTGGAGGAGCGAGCGGAAGTGGCGGCGGAGGCGGAGCCGGACTTTTTAACTTAGGTGGAGGAGGTGTGGGGAATTACCCCTTTGGAGGTGATTTGTTTGGGTGGGGAGGAAATGCTGCTCGGCCTCCGTTTTAG